cataacattttacacgtagactgaaaatacgtcatagggtaccttcccactgaggtcacgtgatctttctaacacctgcaaatcctggcctacaaacaatagaaatgtaggaggttttcataagtgtatgtgatgatttcatatatgtgtgtgaaatactgagataaagaattaattggaaatataatgattatttcaggtctaggcgttctgccagactcctatctaccagtattgaaggccacgaagaagaacacaaagtaataacttattcccttgtgattcaagcagtaacagaaagagatcattacaaaatggagaatacatatcttcataatccggcatcctgcttgataattcatagtgtagtttaatacagagaacataagcaatttgaccatccatcacaaacccccctttttctcatattaaaatacagagattaaaaattatctgattataaacctcaaacaaaatagtgaatagggccactactaataatataatgcgatCACCGAGttcaggtttgggtatagggtcccgtcagtgcgttgacaagtcccgtagttgctcgtctgcacggctgcttggaTTTGTTGGACTCTACCTTTGTCAATATCTATATGGTGATAACAATAACAGCATGCCCTGTATAAAAGTCCTAACATGTATATAAGATATAAATGGCAAAGCTTTAATAAATGAACACACACTTAGTGTTACATGGTGGGGTGTTCACCCATTCACCAGGTTCTGGCCTTGTGCATAAAATCCCTGTGACATAGGGTATTGTTGATTAAAAGGTTTCGGCTTATGATAGACAATTTTCTTAGCCTTCTTACATAGCATAGGTATTAGACATGCTACTAATTTAACAAAAACGTATATAATCAATATTATGAGTAATATATGTAAAGCGCcttgcatgagtcctgcagcccatcctccaatgcctctgaaccatgaggccgggttcagccatgacaaccagtctggccaatctaggttccaatcttcttcagaattggctttcctaaattcctcctttaattgctttgcttgttcaatatcatgtttaatctgtactgtcccttggggatctatataatgacagcatgcaggacccactatctggcacatacccccttgacttgcagttaagtaatctagtacaagtgtatgttggttagtaacagtaataagctgtcgggtaagtactgaagaaacatttaaagcatcaaatattaatttggtaatattgtcaaacaactctgctagtttttctatgttatgtgcatttctaattggtcctccaaagatggatagagcatatcctaacttggtgtgccaaggtaagtgtaccaatgggtgggctttttgctttccctcccttttgtacagcatatgttttggtactttatcataaggaagtgcatccttgtcccatgtccaggtagcagactgtaacctagctagggtacaggtacctgtggtagtctgcgggatccatttagatgcattatgtccgcacactatatatatatatcatgggggaggtcaaaccattgcatacttcctagggttaacatgtgagcaaaatgaactaagggaaaagactgctgtaatacacaccaaggacaatttgttcccaaagacccatggtatactcctgtgcatccacaatacatagtttcattcccttgtaagtttgtttcttccatataccctggataacgtttacaatcagtcttacttcctgaagggaagaaatggccgtattcccaactaccattatgtatgtaccgttctaccagacttggtctaaatacatctgaggtctgttgggttttattgaagcttatctttatgccttttatggggatctcacctagtgtcagtgttttagtgacatttttagggacccattttccattttccttttgtgtgagaatcagtgccttaccaggtatcagggttagatttacctgccaccagggatcctccatccatcctgctatgggtaagggCACACTGGTATTAGACCATGTATACCTTTTTGTGTTATCCTTTACCTTTGAGGGATCCCAACATGTAGTGTTAAGAAGTTCTTTCTCACTAAGGGGCACAGCCATGTATGGCATGGATTTTGAACTTATAGGACTGTGTGTGCATATCCAACAATCAGATAAGTTTGTTAATGCTGTTTTAATTTGATGatgttttatgaatttattgtccacttcctccttgagaacttgagtcatcgtccccacgaggggcaacatcaacaccaaccctgccaagggcaacatcatcgatcgaggcgacgtcatctgggctgataacctttttgcaatggcttgcatgtatccaattggctcgtccttggagcttcactgatgtggcggtgaccagctgtacttctactggttggctgtaccttggttccagactgctcctgttgtgtatctttgttaccacccagtctccaggttgtagtgagtgggtacctgaaagaaagtttggatctggaatagaagaaaggattagtttatgtgtcctctccagttgcttgtgtagggcagccaagtacgtggtcatattgtcataatgcttttgtaactgctgaggaaaatacagtcctgtctttggcatatttccaaacaatatttcatagggagaaagtttatccttccctcttggtgtggttcttacagagtataaagccaggggtagacattgtgtccacggtaaagaagtttcattcatggccttctggatttttaatttcaaagttccatttagtctttctaccttaccactgctttgtgggtgatagggagtgtgaaatgcttgttctatcccaaggctttttaatatgttcctcaataGTTCTTGGGTAAAGTGAGTACCTCTGTCACTTTCAATTGTCTCTGGTACTCCATAGCGGCACACGTCCTCAGCTATCAATTTCTTTGCTGTGGTATCTGCATTTGCTTTagccactggaaaagcttctggccatcctgaaaataaatcagtgcaaacaagtacatattggtacattcccaccttaggtagttgtatgtagtccacctgtaatcgctgaaaggggtagtaggacttaggagtgtgtttagctggtgttttggtggttttaccagggttgtgttgtgcacatgtcatgcagccctctgtatatttggctgctgcattttgaaaaccaggagcatgccatgtctgtaacactagctggctcatagctccctttgaacagtgtgttttcccatgggctagggcacacatcattggatacagtgctcttggtaggcaaaccttagaattaagatgcctcaactgtcctagacctattgctgcacctctctcctcccattctgcttgctcttgagggggtgcttggtcctggaaagcacgcaacagggtctctgtgatgggttgtaaaacaggcttcacaatcatcagagggagagcagcagcgtcctttgccgctgcatccgcagcctcattcccttttgataggagatcactgttattagtgtgtgcctgtactttgactatagctgcttggtctggcatgtgcagtgattctaaaagttcttctactgcttttgcattctttataggtttacctgccgaggtcaagaaccctctggctctccatattgtcccaaagtcatgtgcaactccaaaggcatatctggagtcagtgtatatgttgacacgctgtcccttacccaatttacacgcctcagcgagtgcttttagttctgcctcctgagctgagctgctggagggtagggactgttgtatgacggccttaccattgtggaccactgcataccaggtgaggaaatgtcctttgtcttcgctccaatatcgagatccatctacaaaatactcagcataagggttaatcagagcaacatcaaatatactgtTTATGCCGTTTGATTCCATATCCACTAGGCTTTGACAGTCATGTTCATGTTCAAAATTAAATAGTTCATCATCAGTGGATAGTTGAAAAATAAGGGGGTGTCCATGTCCCTGTCCCCCCACTCCTCCCTCCTTTTGTTCAGAATCTAGGGGCAGGAGTGTAGCTGGATTCAGAACAACACAACGTTTGATAGTCACATTAGGGGACAGAAGAGTAAGTTCAATTTTAGTAAGTCTTGCAACTGATAAGTGTTTTGTCTTGACTGTGTTCATCATTTCCTGCACTGCGTGTGGGACTTGCACAATAATGTCATGTTGAAGTACAATGTCTGTTGCTTTATCaactaaagctgctgctgctgagacAGCGCGTATGCATGTCGGGGATCCTAGTACAATGGGATCCAGAGCAAGGGAGTAATAGGCAAGTGGTCGCATCTTGCCTCCATGATCTTGGGCTAAtactccagaggcatggcctgcctgttcatggcagaacagagtaaatggcttattgtagtcaggaagtcccagtgctggccttgtagtcagtgacagcttcagggagtgaaaattgtcaattgcctcaggtgacagtacaaatgggtcagaggtgagacagtcatataatggttgcatcatagcagaggcatccctgatccaggctctgcagtaccctattaaacccaagaaagtcctcaattgtttagggtttctagggactgggtgtttctgtatgatttccagcctgtcaggggttaagtgtttcataccttgggaaatacagtgaccaaggaaaacaactgttttggcacataattgcagcttgtgcttgctcgctttacagccaacttcttctaggaacattaatagtgatttagaatctgtttcactgttctccagactctcactacaaagtaacaaatcatctacatattgtagtagaactgaggactgattggggggctgccaggtgtccagaatatctttcatggtacgtgagaagatatcaggggagtttgcggcaccctgtggcagcactacccaagcatactgtcaggggccccccaggctattgcctgggggacacatggtcgcacggccccccataaattgttaataaaatatgtttttttgcttggtatgtttttctctccccctttccctcttttctccatttgttattttatattagaatggtacttaccatcgtggtgtcccccgggtaagctgtgctggtggcacgagctggtttccagatgtttctgtctctgggcagtttggagttggtcccagctgattggacctaggtcagctgtgcaattgcatgagcaggttctggcagattctatctccaggcagttttgtggaaggccagctgattggtcattgataaaatcctaaaggcgggaaaattggacataaaaggagcagttcatcgtggtcaagcagccagtttttgaagattggaccgtcgcccaccctcccgccctattgttcttaaattccttcacgtcacgttgtttgttagaggggtttgtcacccagctaatgctgggcggacttggtttttattggtcaaaatatttatattttattatttattcgattatttatggttattctcttcgaattattttatcttaggttacccttaataaacaccgtggccatttttatccaaagaaactgttgtcatgttttatttcattttgattgagtattgtggggtttgtgctaccatgtcttcccctatgtgtaaatgcaaaatactg
This genomic stretch from Rhinoderma darwinii isolate aRhiDar2 chromosome 4, aRhiDar2.hap1, whole genome shotgun sequence harbors:
- the LOC142759466 gene encoding uncharacterized protein LOC142759466 — its product is MKDILDTWQPPNQSSVLLQYVDDLLLCSESLENSETDSKSLLMFLEEVGCKASKHKLQLCAKTVVFLGHCISQGMKHLTPDRLEIIQKHPVPRNPKQLRTFLGLIGYCRAWIRDASAMMQPLYDCLTSDPFVLSPEAIDNFHSLKLSLTTRPALGLPDYNKPFTLFCHEQAGHASGVLAQDHGGKMRPLAYYSLALDPIVLGSPTCIRAVSAAAALVDKATDIVLQHDIIVQVPHAVQEMMNTVKTKHLSVARLTKIELTLLSPNVTIKRCVVLNPATLLPLDSEQKEGGVGGQGHGHPLIFQLSTDDELFNFEHEHDCQSLVDMESNGINSIFDVALINPYAEYFVDGSRYWSEDKGHFLTWYAVVHNGKAVIQQSLPSSSSAQEAELKALAEACKLGKGQRVNIYTDSRYAFGVAHDFGTIWRARGFLTSAGKPIKNAKAVEELLESLHMPDQAAIVKVQAHTNNSDLLSKGNEAADAAAKDAAALPLMIVKPVLQPITETLLRAFQDQAPPQEQAEWEERGAAIGLGQLRHLNSKVCLPRALYPMMCALAHGKTHCSKGAMSQLVLQTWHAPGFQNAAAKYTEGCMTCAQHNPGKTTKTPAKHTPKSYYPFQRLQVDYIQLPKIQTFFQVPTHYNLETGW